A stretch of Pomacea canaliculata isolate SZHN2017 linkage group LG6, ASM307304v1, whole genome shotgun sequence DNA encodes these proteins:
- the LOC112566729 gene encoding NADH dehydrogenase [ubiquinone] 1 beta subcomplex subunit 8, mitochondrial-like, whose translation MATLRGAELMLKIIRPFVARRGLSSTSVINNWNKDWKPGPYPKTPEERLAAAKKYGLRVEDYDVYPDDGLGYGDYPKLPYASGDYRSGYEDWDIPELKRNFGEPLHVMADCITEDKWDPNAKPRYSYLNMFLTTTGFVGALLIIYIVTLPYPWFQPAMPKQYPFNDLFLEKGGDPKEEKVVKHYTFERGTEDK comes from the exons ATGGCAACCTTGAGGGGAGCTGAACTGATGTTAAAGATCATCCGCCCTTTTGTAGCTAGACGGGGCCTTTCATCCACATCTGTTATTAACA ATTGGAATAAAGACTGGAAGCCTGGACCATATCCAAAGACTCCTGAAGAACGTTTAGCAGCTGCCAAGAAGTATGGGTTGCGAGTAGAGGACTATGATGTTTATCCTGATGACGGCTTGGGGTATGGAGATTATCCTAAGCTCCCATATGCCTCTGGTGATTACAGAAGTGGATATGAAGACTGGGACATCCCTGAGTTGAAACGAAACTTTGGTGAACCA CTGCATGTAATGGCAGATTGCATTACTGAAGATAAATGGGATCCAAATGCCAAACCTAGATATTCATA CTTGAACATGTTTCTGACAACAACCGGGTTCGTGGGTGCTTTATTAATTATCTACATTGTGACACTGCCATATCCTTGGTTTCAGCCAGCG ATGCCAAAGCAGTATCCGTTCAACGATCTGTTCTTAGAAAAGGGAGGTgatccaaaagaagaaaaagtagtgAAACATTACACATTTGAGCGAGGAACCGAGGATAAATAA